In one window of Pseudoliparis swirei isolate HS2019 ecotype Mariana Trench chromosome 15, NWPU_hadal_v1, whole genome shotgun sequence DNA:
- the macir gene encoding macrophage immunometabolism regulator: protein MEVDLSAGSRAHGSSLPPPEAKATLKPEAERPRCASTPCSPIRGYQILHMDSNYLVGFTTGEELLKLAHRWSEGPPEKGSVPEAVTGSAESPVPKSVDSGVHRPSRVCKGKSRFYQPYDIPAANGRRRRRMPSSSETFLREPGRGLHAPLPLCLLKGKRAQSKSLDYLNLDRIGIKESSDTEGLQYQLQHLTLRGERLFTRNKT from the coding sequence ATGGAAGTGGACCTCAGCGCCGGGTCTCGGGCCCACGGGTCCAGCCTCCCTCCACCTGAAGCCAAAGCCACGTTGAAGCCAGAGGCAGAGAGACCTCGCTGTGCCAGCACCCCGTGCTCCCCCATCCGAGGGTACCAGATCCTCCACATGGATTCAAACTACCTGGTGGGCTTCACCACGGGCGAGGAGCTGCTCAAGCTGGCCCACAGGTGGTCCGAAGGCCCCCCAGAGAAGGGTTCGGTACCCGAGGCCGTGACCGGCTCCGCCGAGAGCCCCGTCCCCAAGTCGGTGGACTCGGGCGTCCACCGGCCTTCACGAGTCTGCAAAGGCAAAAGCCGGTTCTACCAACCCTACGACATCCCCGCCGCCAACGGGCGCCGGCGGCGGCGGATGCCGAGCTCCAGTGAGACCTTCCTCAGGGAGCCGGGGAGGGGTCTGCACGCCCCGCTGCCCCTCTGCCTGCTGAAAGGGAAGAGGGCCCAGTCCAAGTCCCTGGACTACCTTAACCTGGACCGGATCGGCATCAAAGAGTCCTCCGACACCGAGGGGCTGCAGTACCAGCTGCAGCACCTCACCCTGCGGGGGGAGCGCCTGTTCACCAGGAACAAAACTTGA